From Rutidosis leptorrhynchoides isolate AG116_Rl617_1_P2 chromosome 3, CSIRO_AGI_Rlap_v1, whole genome shotgun sequence, a single genomic window includes:
- the LOC139902520 gene encoding uncharacterized protein yields the protein MSVGGSSASSIGQKRKNPPPSEARAFQMSVDTATETNDAITGMFLINSSPAHVLFDCGTNRSFMPVTLCDKLKLSIDVLSEPLRIEVGRTVPVTTSVFGVTIEIDRNEFTMTCLVMPIPSFDVVLGMNWLGRHKASIKCDRKIIHFPLADGTRAVVRGERGGFNCPLISMLKAKKSLAKGCDSFLAYVIDAKKEKKSVSDIPIMFEFPEVFPDEFSGYRQLGKSNIKSSCFQDPHQLLKLRID from the coding sequence ATGTCAGTCGGAGGATCATCTGCTTCTTCAATTGGACAGAAGCGAAAGAATCCTCCACCATCTGAAGCAAGAGCCTTTCAAATGTCGGTTGATACAGCTACTGAAACCAACGATGCGATTACCGGTATGTTTCTGATAAATTCTTCGCCGGCTCATGTGTTATTTGATTGTGGAACAAATCGCTCTTTTATGCCTGTTACACTATGTGATAAGTTGAAATTGTCTATCGACGTATTATCTGAACCTTTAAGAATAGAAGTGGGTAGAACGGTTCCAGTCACAACCTCTGTGTTTGGAGTAACCATTGAAATAGATAGGAATGAATTCACTATGACTTGTCTTGTTATGCCTATACCGAGCTTTGATGTCGTattaggtatgaattggttaggcCGCCATAAGGCAAGTATAAAATGTGATAGGAAAATAATTCATTTTCCTTTGGCTGATGGGACACGTGCTGTGGTCCGAGGTGAACGGGGCGGGTTTAATTGTCCATTAATTTCGATGCTGAAAGCTAAGAAATCGTTAGCCAAGGGGTGTGATTCGTTTCTAGCATATGTGATCGATGCAAAGAAAGAGAAGAAATCCGTGTCAGATATCCCGATAATGTTCGAATTCCCAGAAGTCTTCCCAGATGAATTTTCGGGTTACCGCCAGTTagggaagtcgaatataaaatCGAGTTGTTTCCAGGATCCACACCAGTTGCTAAAGCTCCGTATCGATTAG
- the LOC139902521 gene encoding uncharacterized protein: MEIKGEAEVLVKRGFLHWKEISSMIHTGSSTSVSYNRLPSISVSVSSLTQNSYTNQERLRTSSATLNYHRCCEGGRVDLPPEQSPPNTIIDLLGDKHFMDNMRAYNQMFSMASYSTANEASNRMRFFGGSSSTDISHEVVEKLIDKLNTKNELVKLFRTARDIINDPAVPELKVRLYSVRGTRQYELPTSDTLGAIVYDFGDNTRTDYDLVIECKGGTPQRINKLHPSYMSLQFPLLFVFGQPGYHPGLTLRDVGRSRGSRTILPASFTGGPRYMYNNYLDALAICRVHGNPRYFITFTCNSKWPEIRRYLGKYQYLTANDRADIVARVFYMKLKKFINVLTEEELSGPYTAVLCTIEFQKRGLLHCHTLLWIRSASKSSDPRDVDQYVSAELPGPKRDPDGFKVVSELMMHGPYGSVNRDAPCKILKRVRQLPTTEMSCVPKNSQSLLMKAPILIKMGICTLDNGYVVPYNRVLCLRFHAHINVEWCGWTMLIKYLFQYISKGTDRIAAHIPRPVGSDSSSDAQQPSNIDEIQNFVDARFREFSTSQYTSEN, translated from the exons ATGGAAATAAAAGGAGAAGCAGAGGTTTTAGTTAAAAGGGGTTTCCTTCATTGGAAGGAAATCTCTTCCAtgatacacacgg GTAGTAGCACTTCAGTTTCGTATAACCGTTTACCTTCTATTTCTGTATCTGTTTCGTCATTGACTCAAAATTCATATACTAACCAAG AACGGTTAAGAACCTCATCCGCAACTCTGAACTATCACCGTTGTTGTGAAGGGGGCCGTGTCGATTTACCTCCAGAACAATCACCGCCAAACACCATTATAGATTTGTTAGGCGATAAACATTTTATGGATAATATGAGAGCATACAACCAAATGTTTAGTATGGCTTCTTATAGTACAGCTAATGAAGCCAGTAATAGAATGAGATTTTTTGGTGGTAGTAGCTCTACAGATATTAGTCACGAAGTAGTAGAGAAGCTTATTGATAAGTTGAATACGAAAAATGAATTGGTTAAGCTTTTTAGGACAGCTAGGGATATAATTAATGATCCTGCTGTTCCAGAACTTAAAGTTAGGTTATATAGCGTAAGAGGAACAAGGCAATACGAACTACCAACCTCTGATACCTTAGGAGCCATTGTCTATGACTTTGGCGATAATACTCGAACCGATTACGACTTAGTAATAGAATGTAAAGGAGGTACTCCTCAGCGAATAAACAAACTACATCCATCGTATATGTCTCTTCAATTCCCTCTGCTTTTTGTTTTTGGTCAACCTGGATATCACCCTGGTTTGACATTACGGGATGTAGGTCGTTCCAGAG GTTCAAGAACCATTTTACCAGCATCTTTTACTGGTGGTCCTAGATATATGTACAAcaattatttagatgcattagcaaTATGCCGTGTTCATGGAAatcctagatattttataacatttaCCTGCAATTCAAAGTGGCCAGAAATTAGACGATACCTTGGAAAATATCAATATTTGACAGCTAATGATCGTGCCGACATAGTCGCTAGAGTTTTCTACATGAAACTGAAGAAATTTATAAATGTCTTAACAGAGGAAGAACTATCTGGGCCCTACACAGCAG TTTTATGCACAATCGAGTTCCAAAAAAGAGGCCTGCTGCATTGTCATACGTTGTTGTGGATCAGGTCTGCATCAAAGTCATCTGATCCACGTGATGTTGATCAATATGTGTCCGCTGAGTTACCAGGTCCCAAAAGAGATCCAGATGGTTTCAAGGTAGTATCAGAATTGATGATGCACGGTCCGTATGGTTCAGTTAATAGAGATGCCCCATGCAAAATATTGAAACGGGTTCGTCAGCTTCCTACAACAGAAATGTCATGTGTGCCAAAAAATTCCCAAAGCCTTTTAATGAAAGCACCTATTTTGATAAAGATGG GTATATGCACACTTGATAATGGATATGTCGTACCATATAATCGGGTTTTATGCCTTCGATTCCACGCGCATATTAACGTTGAATGGTGCGGATGGACGATGTTGATAAAGTACCTTTTCCAATACATATCAAAAGGCACTGACCGTATAGCCGCCCATATACCCAGACCTGTAGGGAGTGATTCATCAAGCGACGCACAACAACCATCAAATATTGATGAGATTCAGAACTTTGTAGATGCTCGCTTTAGAGAATTTTCAACTTCCCAATACACTTCAGAGAACTAG